The stretch of DNA cggagggagtacttaattgAGTATCTGCTGTACCAAAACCTGTGTTGGTACTCCGGCGGAAATGCATAGCCCACAGGAGACATGAGTCAAGCAGCAAAAACGTGTCGTGTGCATTAACTACGGTGGTCGAGATGTCGCTTTCCATGGATGAAATACATCATAAATACAACGAACTCATCTATCTGTACCTCGCACTAATACATCGATATAGGCCATCCCAAAGCATCTTCTGCGGACCCGATACCGAGCTATCAGGTGCTCGTCCACCAAAACTACTATTTGAGGTAAAGAGATTCTTCTGTGAATCTTTTTATAATAGAAAAAAGGGAAGATCCTAAATATGAAAGTATATTGCTGAGTGGTGCCTATTAGCTGAAAACTAGTCATTTTATAAAAGAGTAGTCGGATAATGATATGTGTTTAAAAGACTAACTTTAGCTAAGACAACAGAACAGTGAAGCTATCAATTAGATGCAGGACCTTCCTGGTATATAATCATGCATATTCATTCTGGAAATTAACTGGGATAAAAGGAGTACCTCATGCAGGACCTTCCTAGTATCAAGTGAGTTATCAGACAGAAGCTTCCTAACAACATACGGATATGCTGCCTGAAATGTTTTAAAAGTTCCATCTTGTGCTATGGCAAGTCCTATCAATTACAAAAGAAGGGTATAAACAAACCTCTGAAGAAACAAATTGCAATCAAAACAAACTAATCTGGAGTAAACAACTCAATTATACATGTATTTATCAAACCAGTTCATTATCTTAAAAACCGATGAACAAGCTAACCTTCCAAAGAGGCAATTGACCGCAGGACCAGCGTAAAATATGGTGGCATACGAAAGTGATATTTAAGTGCTATGGACCAAATTTTTCCAAGTACCTAAAAGATGTTTGCAGCGGTTCAAGAACCCCGGCAACAATGTGAAATGGATGTCATTAAGGAAAATACTTGGTTCAAGATATAATACAGAAATGGAGATATCAGATCAACTGTATAAGGAACTGAATCTACAGAGACAAAAGGCTACTCACCCTGCTAAACTTGATGTCTGGAATTCCACCTTCAAAGGTTACCTCACCCAATGTATCCTCTAAGTCCTAAAATAGCAAAGACAATATAGTAAGAAATAATTATAAATATAAAAAATAATCTAATGGGGCAGTAAATCACAGCATATAAATGTATTATGAGTTCATAACCCCTTCTCTTTATCCAAGTGGTAATGGCAGAGGATTAGTTCTTAAAACCCTTCTCTTTATGAGTTCCTAAAGTACACAATGATCCAAGGGTAGTAGCTTAAAATTAGTTCAGCCCACTGGTACATAAAAACATATTCTGCTCAAACATATTACCATGGTCACTCGCCGTAGATTAGTTCTTGGTGGAACAACATCCATTTCAATCAGATCGTAAACAAGGGAAGCCCAATCTCCATTTACTATGTGCACAATGCTCGAAAGCATAGCTCGGCTATGTTTCTTCTCCATCTCGCAAAGCAACCCAAAATCAAGAAACCTAACATGTTTAAGAAGATGTTACCGCAGCTCAACAAATATTTCACCAGGAAAACATTTGAAATATACTTCCACAGAGCAAACTAAACTGTGGGCCTTTGTAGGTTGTACCATGTGATAAACTACACAATAAAATGGCTGTGTGCATCAATCGATGCAGAGGCAGGGGGTACAACCTCCTTTTCGCAAAAAGAAGTTTGTGCCATATGAATATATTGGTCTACTCATTACTGTAGCGGGTCATTTACTTTGTAGCATGCATCAGAAATAAACCGGTACTTACCCAACACGACCATCAGGTGTATAACGCAAATTCCCAGGATGAGGATCAGCATGCAGCAAGCCGGTTTCAAGGAGCTGCACTAATGATGCCTCGACACCTTTATTGACCTTGTTATCGAAATAAATAACAAGTTAAAATCATGACCAGTAAGTTCAAACCGGATCATGAAATGTGCAAATTGTTGGTAAACCATATATATACTACAGAATATCTTCAGGTTTCAAGATATCTATTTTTAATTTTGCGTTATTCTCAGACAAGCACAAGTTGGTAAAAAAACTACCCGAGTCCTGAATTGCAACCTTTAACTGATAAAGAAGCACTCACTAAGTTATGAATGAACATAACATCATTTCCTAATATTTGCTACCAAGAACTACTGCTCGGTTGGTAATGAACTTATTTATGGCGCTCATCTTATGTCAAATCAGACAAATAACTAAGGAATTTTTCTGAacaaactactactagtactaaaTACCAGGTCAAGAAGGCGGGCTTTTGCATCCAACTTCTGCTTCTCTGACAACTCAGCAATGCTACCAGAAATTCCTTTAGCCAGAGAAAGCAATTCCCTGGGGTTTTCACCAGCCACCCACTCCATAGTCAAAACCCTCTTCCTAGTAAGTTGTTTGAGAACCTTCGGAACCATGACAAATGAATAGTTGGAGTGAGTGTCCTGCAAGAGGAGTGGAAATCATTAGCTAAAACTAAACCTAGAGAAGACATACATTAGCAAAGCATGGGTGGGGGACAAGACCAAAGAAGCACCAGGAATTTAGTAGCATTATCAGCTTCAATATTGTAGTCCAACTCATCAACAAATCCTCTACCCAACTCATCAGCATAGAGGGAAATGTTACTTCTTCGCTTTGCAACTTTCCTCACAAAAGAAAGCTGCAATAAATAGTAGATAGTAAACAACTGAATAAACAAGGCAACACACAAAATGAGACTACGATAATAGAAAATGCTGCAATTGTACAGTCAAAACAAAGGGCTAAAGGACATGGAAAGAACAGGAAAGCTAAACATGATATAGGAAGAAATAATTTATGTGGTACTTCTCGTGTCCAGCCAGGTTCCAAAGTTACACTATCACTGTAGAGCAAAATATTTGGACGATAGAAAGGTAAAACTTGTCCTGAAAAAGTGACTACTATTGACAGGCCAATACAAATAATAAATTGCACATAGCAAGTTGAGAGAAGTGTAGGAAAAATTACAGACCCCAAGGCGTAGTATATAGATGTCCCTCAATACAGAAGGAAGAAGGTTCGGTCGCTGAACCTTTATGGCCACAAGAGCACCATCAAATGTACGCCCCTGATAAACCTGATGGAGATGGTACAATAATATGAATAAGAATATATCAGCAACTCCAAACAAAGCAGAGGGCAAAGATCTTGGATAAAAAATTACCTGTCCAAAGGAAGCTGATGCAACAGGCTCATCAGAAATGTAACTGAAAACCTGCGAAACAGGTCGCTCAAATTCTCCCTCAATGATCTTCATTGCATCCTCTCTTGGGAAAGGAGGAACTCTCTCATGCAACTCGGCAAGTGCCTGAAATTGAGGTGCTAAGGCCAGTTTAATTTCTAGTGAAATAATATGAGCACTACTTAACTGTGAAAGTGTGAAGCAAATGCTTGTTAAGAAGATGAAGCAATATGAATGTAAAATTTGGTAGTATCCTGGAGTAGTTTTACCTAACCTCAGAAATCTCCGAGCCTAAGATATCAGGTCTTGTTGAGAAGGATTGTCCAACTGCATACATAAGATATGATAAGTGGATGACCACTACCATGGCTTAAAACTACCAAACATGGATACCAGACCTTTAATGAAAGTAGGTCCAAGGTCAAGAAATGTATCCTTGAGAAGCTGTCCAACCATGTATTGTGAAGCATCAAAACCTTCGTTGCTGACACTAGTGCTGTGGGTAGCATCTGTGGTCAGACTGGCCTTTTTAAACATTTGCACCTTTACCGCACCCACGAGGAATGCGAATAGTATCTACAGGGTAGATATACGTATTGCATCAAACCATTATACAAATTAGCTGAAGCAAGTAAAAAATCTAGGTAAAGGCAAAGATGGTGGCCAGTTGTAGCTTACTTGAACCGTGCGAAATACAAGGATATGAGGCCGTGAGACGAAGTACTGCGCGAGCAGATCGGGATCGTAATGCTGGGGCAGAGGAGTGCTGAGAATGGCCAAGAAGTAGTTGACATACAAGTTGAGGGCATCGACGTCGGCCATCATCAGCTCCATACAAGACAGACCTACCAAATCCATGGAGAAAAAAGGTTAAGAGTGTGACCAGTGAGGCTTAATTGATGTCTAGTCTTGCTGTGTACGCTGAGGAACCTGGTGGGTGGGGATTAGGAGGGAAGGCCGGGGGCTGAagcgcctgctgctgctgctgctgctctttctGCTGTCCATTGGGTTTGGGACCTTTGGGTTTAGGTTGTTTCTTGAAAACTGGTTTGAGCTCAGTAGATTGCTGCTGGGATTGAGGGGGTTGCTGCTTGCTTCCGAGGAACCGGAGCACAAACTCCTGCTTGGAGGAATCGGCGTACACCTTGAGGGCTTGCAGATCGGCCATCACCAGCTCCACGCAAGACAACCCTGCCGAAAATTTGGGGGAAATGCCGTCAGAAACAAGGCAATGTGATGTGAGCTGAGCTTAACTTGGCATGTGCTCTCGCCGCCGGTGGGGAACCTGGAGGGTAGGCGGGGAACGCCGGGGCTTGGGGATGTGGTGGCGCcgcctcctcctgctgctgctgctccgcagGCTTAGGTCTCGGCCGCTtccgctgctgctgcttcttctcgaGGAAGCGGAGCCAGAGGGCGTCGCGTAGCGGGGCGCCGGCAGCGGCCTGGAGGAATTCGCTGTCGCGGCGGAGGACGCCGAGCATCTGGTCCAGGGCCCCGCCGCCCCCGCCTCCTCCCCGCCCCCCGCTACCGCCTGGCTGGTGCGGCAGGCTCTGCTTGCTCCTCCCCCACCACGACCGCTGCTGCCGCGGCGCCCACTTGTCGCTGTTGCCCcctccgccgccgctcgccgcggcGCACACGGGCAGCACGGCGGGCCGCACCAGCGGCGACATCGCATCCGCTCCGGATTGCGGGAGGagcagggagaggga from Triticum dicoccoides isolate Atlit2015 ecotype Zavitan chromosome 6A, WEW_v2.0, whole genome shotgun sequence encodes:
- the LOC119318419 gene encoding protein ACTIVITY OF BC1 COMPLEX KINASE 3, chloroplastic-like, encoding MSPLVRPAVLPVCAAASGGGGGNSDKWAPRQQRSWWGRSKQSLPHQPGGSGGRGGGGGGGALDQMLGVLRRDSEFLQAAAGAPLRDALWLRFLEKKQQQRKRPRPKPAEQQQQEEAAPPHPQAPAFPAYPPGLSCVELVMADLQALKVYADSSKQEFVLRFLGSKQQPPQSQQQSTELKPVFKKQPKPKGPKPNGQQKEQQQQQQALQPPAFPPNPHPPGLSCMELMMADVDALNLYVNYFLAILSTPLPQHYDPDLLAQYFVSRPHILVFRTVQILFAFLVGAVKVQMFKKASLTTDATHSTSVSNEGFDASQYMVGQLLKDTFLDLGPTFIKVGQSFSTRPDILGSEISEALAELHERVPPFPREDAMKIIEGEFERPVSQVFSYISDEPVASASFGQVYQGRTFDGALVAIKVQRPNLLPSVLRDIYILRLGLSFVRKVAKRRSNISLYADELGRGFVDELDYNIEADNATKFLDTHSNYSFVMVPKVLKQLTRKRVLTMEWVAGENPRELLSLAKGISGSIAELSEKQKLDAKARLLDLVNKGVEASLVQLLETGLLHADPHPGNLRYTPDGRVGFLDFGLLCEMEKKHSRAMLSSIVHIVNGDWASLVYDLIEMDVVPPRTNLRRVTMDLEDTLGEVTFEGGIPDIKFSRVLGKIWSIALKYHFRMPPYFTLVLRSIASLEGLAIAQDGTFKTFQAAYPYVVRKLLSDNSLDTRKVLHEVIFNRRKEFQWHKIAVFLKLASARGNFRQNTGALPERKGLDVSNLAEISDASSLDRATPERAMHTANLCLRLLLSRDSIVIRRLIMTANHKSLARDLISKDAAIFRALLSRALADVVCQWMVKAAGLKRSRDRMGDDLGMSLSKEAPISPVVSSLQEVVRDRRLKVIFSKFVKDLREEPMLMVRVGWSALVVSAVSAAIGAHRFAVLLSEEYLPTVWTPAPPPPQLAWS